A single window of Anaerocolumna chitinilytica DNA harbors:
- a CDS encoding helix-turn-helix transcriptional regulator encodes MRLKEIRISKGLSVPSLVELSGVPRRTIQDIEKSGNCKVDTAILLADALKVTLDELCRDNPEE; translated from the coding sequence ATGCGATTAAAAGAAATAAGAATAAGTAAAGGATTATCGGTCCCTAGCCTCGTTGAATTAAGCGGGGTTCCTAGGCGAACGATACAAGACATTGAGAAAAGCGGTAATTGTAAAGTAGACACAGCCATTCTGCTGGCCGACGCTCTGAAGGTTACCCTTGATGAGCTATGTAGAGATAACCCGGAGGAGTAG
- a CDS encoding phage holin family protein produces the protein MDISFLMQYVNLVTLGICLCLGYALKNAFKGFNNQYIPITMLAVGTLINVLTNIPNINAAVVLGGMISGLASTGLYEAMRNLIEKDGKKED, from the coding sequence ATGGATATCAGTTTTTTAATGCAATATGTAAATCTTGTAACCCTTGGAATATGCTTATGTCTGGGATATGCCCTCAAAAATGCATTTAAGGGATTCAACAACCAGTACATACCTATCACTATGCTGGCAGTCGGCACCTTAATTAATGTACTTACCAACATCCCCAATATAAATGCTGCAGTAGTTTTAGGTGGTATGATAAGCGGCCTGGCAAGTACCGGTTTATATGAAGCTATGCGGAACTTGATAGAAAAAGACGGGAAAAAGGAGGATTAA
- the rpoD gene encoding RNA polymerase sigma factor RpoD, which translates to MSEATHNFEERLKELLSYANDNKGVVDVGKVNDFFKEMNLEVRQIDKIYEYLEAHNIVVLNPIEEDEPDDEIILELEDSDEAALLDIDDFSMIGTMSDDPVKLYLKEIGSYPLLSVAEEIELAKKIEEGDEYSKKVLAESNLRLVVSIAKRYVGRGLSFLDLIQEGNLGLIKAVDKFDYSKGYKFSTYATWWIRQAITRSIADQSRTIRIPVHMSEVINKTYRVSRSLLQSLGREPSEQEIADAMKLPIEKVREILKVSADPISLDTPIGEEDDSHLGDFIKDDSIMGPEDAASYSVLQDQISKLLETLTEREQRVLILRFGLKDGRTRTLEEVGKEFNVTRERIRQIEAKALRKLRHPSRARMLKGYDIM; encoded by the coding sequence ATGAGCGAAGCAACACATAATTTTGAAGAAAGATTAAAAGAACTACTCTCCTATGCCAATGATAACAAAGGCGTTGTAGATGTAGGCAAAGTAAATGATTTTTTTAAAGAGATGAACCTTGAAGTAAGGCAAATCGATAAAATATATGAATATCTTGAGGCACATAATATTGTTGTCTTAAATCCCATTGAAGAGGATGAACCCGATGATGAAATCATCTTAGAACTAGAAGACAGCGATGAAGCTGCCCTTTTAGACATTGACGATTTTTCCATGATTGGTACTATGTCCGATGACCCGGTAAAGCTTTATCTGAAGGAAATCGGAAGCTACCCCTTACTTTCTGTAGCGGAAGAAATTGAATTAGCGAAAAAGATTGAAGAGGGTGACGAATATTCCAAGAAAGTATTGGCAGAATCAAACCTCAGGCTGGTTGTAAGTATTGCTAAACGTTATGTGGGCAGAGGTCTTTCTTTCCTGGACTTGATTCAGGAGGGTAATTTAGGTTTAATCAAAGCGGTAGATAAATTCGATTACAGCAAAGGTTACAAATTCAGTACCTATGCTACCTGGTGGATTCGTCAGGCAATTACCAGATCCATTGCCGACCAGTCCAGAACCATACGTATTCCGGTACATATGTCTGAGGTTATTAACAAGACATATCGTGTATCCAGAAGCCTGCTGCAAAGTCTGGGCAGAGAACCCAGCGAGCAGGAAATCGCAGATGCTATGAAGCTTCCCATTGAAAAGGTAAGGGAGATTCTAAAGGTATCCGCCGATCCTATTTCCCTGGATACTCCAATCGGTGAAGAGGATGACAGCCACTTGGGTGATTTTATTAAGGATGATTCCATTATGGGACCGGAAGATGCCGCATCTTACTCTGTACTGCAGGATCAGATCTCAAAGCTTCTTGAGACTCTCACTGAAAGAGAGCAACGGGTGCTGATTCTTCGTTTCGGCCTAAAAGACGGAAGAACCAGAACTCTGGAGGAAGTAGGGAAAGAATTCAACGTAACCCGTGAGCGTATTCGCCAGATAGAAGCCAAAGCTTTAAGAAAACTAAGACATCCCAGCAGAGCCCGCATGTTAAAAGGCTATGATATTATGTAA
- a CDS encoding NifB/NifX family molybdenum-iron cluster-binding protein produces the protein MDALKSLLGEERQEKEDNGFCRIAVPTDGNNNVFAHFGKAAEFTLYEFQENELVGKTILDSKGEGHGATIEMMKREKINVVICGGIGMEAMEGLMNSGILVVPGAAGDADVSVAAYLDGGLNESSKATCGCQGGNSEHNEGACNCK, from the coding sequence GTGGATGCACTAAAGTCTTTACTTGGTGAAGAAAGACAAGAAAAAGAGGACAATGGATTTTGCCGCATAGCAGTACCAACAGACGGAAATAATAATGTGTTTGCTCATTTTGGAAAAGCAGCAGAGTTTACTCTTTATGAATTCCAGGAAAATGAATTAGTCGGTAAAACAATTCTGGATTCCAAAGGCGAGGGACATGGCGCAACCATAGAAATGATGAAAAGAGAGAAGATTAATGTCGTAATCTGTGGTGGAATAGGAATGGAAGCCATGGAGGGATTAATGAACAGCGGCATCCTGGTAGTACCGGGTGCGGCAGGAGATGCCGATGTGTCCGTTGCTGCTTATCTGGACGGCGGTTTGAATGAAAGTTCAAAAGCTACCTGTGGATGTCAGGGTGGGAACTCTGAACATAACGAAGGGGCCTGTAATTGTAAATAA
- a CDS encoding N-acetylmuramoyl-L-alanine amidase family protein, with amino-acid sequence MAIRIFIDQGHNPQGTNAGAEGFGLREQDITYQVGIYLANILNADPRFEARTSRTSPEQSLGYSNTSSLAERVRLANTWPADYFISIHCNASDNPALNGTECYVYENYTQSYYLAERILTAIVERLGTYNNGVRINPSLYVLRRTNMPAVLVELGYITNYEDSQKLKNRQYDFAYAIYQGLLNYFGFSPNP; translated from the coding sequence TTGGCTATACGAATTTTTATAGATCAGGGGCATAATCCCCAAGGCACCAACGCCGGTGCAGAGGGCTTTGGACTTAGAGAACAAGATATTACCTATCAGGTTGGAATCTACCTGGCAAACATTTTAAACGCAGACCCAAGGTTCGAGGCCCGTACCTCGCGAACCTCTCCGGAACAATCTTTAGGTTACAGCAATACCTCAAGCCTTGCAGAACGTGTACGTCTTGCTAATACCTGGCCGGCAGATTACTTTATCAGTATACACTGCAACGCAAGCGACAATCCTGCCTTAAACGGTACCGAGTGTTATGTTTATGAAAATTACACCCAGTCCTATTACCTGGCTGAACGCATTCTGACAGCAATCGTTGAAAGGCTTGGAACCTATAACAACGGTGTCCGTATCAATCCTTCCCTTTATGTATTAAGAAGAACAAATATGCCTGCCGTTCTTGTAGAACTAGGATATATTACAAACTATGAAGATTCTCAGAAACTGAAAAACAGGCAATATGATTTTGCTTATGCCATCTATCAGGGCTTATTAAATTACTTTGGTTTTTCACCAAATCCCTGA
- a CDS encoding DNA polymerase Y family protein, translated as MKDRLIFHIDVNSAFLSWEAVHRLETDKDALDLRTIPSAVGGDLKTRHGVILAKSHPTKAFGINTGEPVVAALKKCPSLYLVPPNHNLYENYSKSLRELLYQYTPTMEPFSIDEAYLDMTGAIPLGSTPLKIAETIAKRVRTELKFTVNIGISSNKLLAKMASDFEKPDKIHTLFPSEIEKKMWPLPLTELFFVGRSSARILRNLGLRTIGDIANTNLAFLKSHLGNKHGESIYAFSHGIDNSPVEDSPSAAKGYGNSLTLSQDITDFNDAKEILLLLSESVGSRLRKDNIKASCITVEMRDCDFINQSHQITLPLPTNTTDVIYHTACNLLQESWKGAPLRLLGVRAGKLEEKTEYTQLSLFSMKEDEKKEKLDKALDSIREKYGSDAVQRATLLPKKQSEN; from the coding sequence ATGAAAGACAGGCTGATATTCCATATTGATGTTAATTCTGCATTTCTTAGCTGGGAAGCTGTTCACAGGTTGGAAACCGATAAGGATGCATTGGATTTACGGACAATTCCTTCTGCTGTTGGCGGTGATCTAAAGACCAGACACGGAGTAATCCTTGCCAAATCCCATCCTACAAAGGCCTTTGGAATAAATACCGGGGAGCCGGTGGTGGCAGCCTTAAAAAAATGTCCTAGTCTTTATCTGGTTCCTCCAAACCATAACTTATACGAGAATTATTCCAAATCTCTTCGGGAACTCTTGTATCAGTACACCCCCACAATGGAACCCTTTTCCATCGATGAAGCCTATCTGGATATGACAGGTGCAATACCCCTTGGTTCCACACCCCTTAAAATAGCCGAAACAATAGCCAAACGGGTACGAACAGAACTGAAATTTACCGTGAATATCGGCATTTCATCAAATAAGCTTCTTGCAAAGATGGCCTCTGACTTTGAGAAACCCGATAAAATCCACACATTGTTTCCCTCTGAAATTGAAAAGAAAATGTGGCCCCTTCCTCTTACTGAACTCTTCTTTGTGGGACGCTCTTCTGCCAGAATTTTAAGAAATCTGGGACTTCGTACTATAGGCGATATAGCGAATACTAATCTTGCCTTTTTAAAGTCCCACTTAGGAAATAAACACGGTGAAAGTATCTATGCCTTCTCCCATGGGATTGATAATAGTCCTGTAGAAGACTCCCCTTCCGCTGCTAAGGGTTATGGCAACAGCCTTACCCTATCACAGGATATTACCGACTTTAACGATGCCAAAGAGATATTGCTCCTCCTTAGTGAATCAGTGGGTTCCAGGCTCAGAAAAGATAATATAAAGGCTTCGTGCATTACCGTGGAAATGCGGGACTGTGATTTTATCAACCAATCCCATCAGATAACTCTTCCCTTGCCCACTAATACAACGGACGTTATCTATCATACTGCCTGTAATCTTTTACAGGAATCCTGGAAAGGGGCTCCGTTAAGGCTTCTTGGCGTAAGGGCCGGAAAGCTGGAAGAAAAAACAGAATATACGCAGCTCTCCCTCTTTTCCATGAAAGAAGATGAGAAAAAGGAAAAGCTTGATAAGGCTCTTGACAGCATAAGAGAAAAGTATGGTTCAGATGCTGTACAGCGTGCTACCCTGCTTCCCAAAAAACAAAGTGAAAATTAA
- a CDS encoding lysophospholipid acyltransferase family protein yields the protein MERILVMVLKSIFQLPYWLFLLNKYKKHPEKYSEQKKYAFLHHVTVLANKRGKVHITCTGTENLPEENGYVLYGNHQGLFDALILLETHDKPFATVSKIEIENIPFLRDVFTLLGSKFIVREDVRQSLKVLNEVTEEVKQGKNYLIFPEGTRSKKGNQIQEFKGGSFKCAMNAKCPIVPLAILNSYKVFDTHSIKEVNVQIHYLKPLYYEDYKDMKSNDIAHYVEEAIKQKIAETDSN from the coding sequence ATGGAAAGAATCCTGGTGATGGTACTTAAAAGTATCTTTCAATTGCCATATTGGCTCTTTTTATTAAATAAATACAAGAAGCATCCGGAAAAATACAGCGAGCAGAAAAAATACGCATTTCTTCATCACGTTACGGTATTGGCAAATAAGCGCGGAAAGGTCCATATAACCTGTACAGGAACAGAGAACCTTCCTGAGGAGAACGGCTATGTGTTATATGGCAACCATCAGGGTCTCTTTGATGCCCTGATTCTTCTGGAAACCCACGATAAGCCATTTGCAACGGTATCTAAGATAGAGATTGAGAATATCCCTTTTCTTCGGGATGTATTTACCCTTCTGGGCTCCAAGTTCATTGTAAGAGAAGATGTACGCCAGTCCTTAAAGGTGTTAAATGAAGTTACAGAAGAAGTAAAGCAGGGTAAGAATTATTTGATATTCCCAGAGGGAACTCGTTCAAAGAAAGGGAATCAGATACAAGAATTTAAGGGAGGCAGCTTTAAATGTGCCATGAACGCCAAATGCCCTATCGTTCCCTTGGCAATCCTTAATTCCTATAAAGTATTTGACACTCATTCCATCAAAGAAGTCAATGTGCAGATACATTATTTAAAGCCTCTGTACTATGAAGATTATAAAGATATGAAGTCAAATGATATCGCCCACTATGTTGAAGAAGCTATTAAACAAAAAATTGCGGAGACGGATTCAAATTAA
- a CDS encoding Ig-like domain-containing protein yields the protein MAVSQVRVKINGVWTTLTYNSTSGKYEGTIAAPSITSYNVNASHYYPVTVEATDQAGNVTSKDDTDSTLGNSLKLTVKELTKPVISFTAPTAGAYLATNTPSITFTVIDETNGSGIKISSLSIQVDGGTALTNTSTGVTVSGITNGYQVTYVPQTALTDGSHTVAVNIQDNDGNAATAVSRSFTVDTVPPTLSVSTPANTTTYTNVASITVAGVTNDATSSPVTLTVNGTAVTVDAGGNFNKSVSLSLGTNTITVIATDAAGKTTTVTRTVVLDQTAPTISAIVINPNPVNAGNSYTISVTVSDT from the coding sequence ATGGCAGTAAGTCAAGTTAGAGTAAAGATAAACGGTGTATGGACTACGTTGACCTACAATTCAACTTCTGGGAAGTATGAAGGAACAATCGCTGCACCCTCTATCACGAGCTATAATGTCAATGCCAGTCATTATTATCCGGTTACGGTTGAAGCCACAGATCAGGCCGGTAATGTAACCTCCAAGGATGATACTGACAGCACTCTTGGAAACAGCCTTAAGCTTACAGTAAAGGAGCTTACAAAGCCGGTTATTTCTTTCACTGCACCGACTGCCGGGGCATATCTGGCAACAAATACACCAAGTATTACTTTCACGGTTATCGATGAAACAAACGGCTCTGGTATAAAAATTAGTTCACTGTCCATTCAGGTGGATGGAGGGACAGCACTTACAAATACCAGCACAGGGGTGACAGTATCCGGTATAACTAACGGGTATCAGGTCACGTATGTACCACAAACAGCATTGACAGATGGTAGCCACACGGTAGCTGTAAACATCCAGGATAATGACGGAAATGCAGCCACGGCAGTAAGCCGGTCCTTTACTGTTGATACGGTACCGCCTACACTTTCTGTCAGCACCCCTGCAAATACTACTACTTACACAAATGTAGCATCAATAACCGTCGCTGGAGTGACGAATGATGCAACAAGCAGTCCTGTCACCCTCACAGTAAATGGGACAGCTGTTACAGTGGATGCAGGAGGGAACTTTAACAAATCTGTTAGTCTTTCCCTTGGAACTAATACTATTACGGTTATTGCGACAGATGCAGCTGGAAAGACAACAACCGTTACCCGTACAGTGGTATTAGACCAAACAGCGCCTACTATTTCAGCGATTGTAATTAACCCTAATCCGGTTAACGCTGGAAATAGCTATACAATATCTGTTACAGTTTCAGATACTTAA
- a CDS encoding DUF2634 domain-containing protein, with amino-acid sequence MSFPFEIDSEIEAVKEPVEYEIDSATGQLTGKKVTGIEAIKAWAYMALHTPRYRHIIYSWDYGSEIEELIGQTVTQEYLDTEIPRIISDCLTANPHIKSISNIDLSFKNDKLSGNFSINTDYGEVTMSV; translated from the coding sequence ATGAGTTTTCCATTTGAAATAGACAGCGAAATAGAAGCTGTAAAAGAACCTGTTGAATACGAGATAGACTCTGCAACCGGTCAGCTCACAGGGAAAAAAGTAACAGGAATTGAAGCAATTAAAGCCTGGGCATATATGGCCTTACATACACCACGATATCGACATATCATATATTCGTGGGACTATGGTAGCGAAATAGAGGAATTAATAGGTCAAACGGTAACACAGGAATATCTTGATACTGAAATTCCGAGGATTATATCAGATTGCCTGACTGCAAACCCACATATTAAGAGCATATCCAACATTGATTTAAGTTTTAAAAATGATAAATTATCTGGGAACTTTTCCATAAATACAGATTACGGGGAGGTGACAATGAGTGTTTGA
- a CDS encoding baseplate J/gp47 family protein: protein MFENFTFDFLMQRMLQRVQSFDSAIDTSEGSVIYNSLAACAWELAENYIDMDTILNMAFADTAPRDELIRIVQEYGLEPKPATKAILKGEFNIDIPLMSRFSLGALSYISIEKISTGTYKMECEIAGAEANTNLGPLTSIEFIEGLETASLTELLIPGLDEEGTEAFRERFRNYMKNPSQDGNLTQYEQWANEYPGVGRSKIFPLWNGGNTVKVAITNTDYLPAGSTLISEFQEYIDPGIEGKGNGAAPIGSKVTVTGGTQKNISVSGNVILAEGYTSTEGVYEAIKEYLASITFLKNSVSYMRLGSTILDCPSIADTNNLVINGGVVDIVLNGDEIPVLTSLNLVVTG, encoded by the coding sequence GTGTTTGAGAACTTTACTTTTGATTTCTTAATGCAAAGGATGCTACAAAGAGTACAATCCTTTGATTCTGCTATTGATACCAGTGAAGGAAGCGTTATTTACAACTCGCTCGCCGCTTGTGCATGGGAACTGGCTGAAAACTATATTGATATGGACACAATATTAAATATGGCATTCGCTGACACGGCCCCACGGGATGAACTTATCCGGATAGTCCAGGAATATGGATTAGAACCAAAACCGGCAACAAAAGCAATTTTGAAAGGTGAATTTAACATAGATATTCCTTTGATGTCCCGTTTTTCTTTAGGAGCCTTAAGCTACATTTCAATTGAAAAGATTAGCACAGGAACCTATAAAATGGAATGCGAAATAGCAGGAGCAGAAGCCAATACAAACCTTGGCCCGCTTACATCAATTGAGTTCATAGAGGGATTAGAAACAGCATCTTTGACAGAGCTTCTTATACCAGGATTAGATGAAGAAGGTACCGAAGCATTTAGAGAAAGATTTAGAAATTACATGAAAAACCCTTCCCAGGATGGCAATTTGACACAGTATGAACAATGGGCGAATGAATATCCAGGCGTTGGAAGGTCTAAAATATTTCCGCTCTGGAATGGCGGAAATACTGTAAAAGTGGCCATAACAAATACAGACTATCTACCGGCAGGTAGTACACTTATTAGTGAATTTCAGGAATACATTGACCCTGGAATAGAAGGAAAAGGCAACGGGGCAGCTCCTATCGGCAGTAAGGTTACTGTAACCGGAGGAACACAGAAAAATATATCTGTATCAGGTAATGTAATTCTGGCAGAGGGCTATACATCCACGGAAGGAGTGTACGAAGCTATAAAGGAATACCTTGCTTCAATAACCTTTCTTAAAAACAGTGTTAGTTATATGAGACTTGGTAGTACCATCTTAGACTGTCCAAGTATCGCAGATACCAATAATCTTGTAATCAATGGAGGGGTTGTTGATATAGTCTTAAATGGGGACGAAATACCGGTATTAACTAGCCTTAATCTGGTGGTGACAGGATGA
- a CDS encoding phenylpyruvate tautomerase MIF-related protein: MPYISTKTNITIPKEKEVKIKERLGKAISILPGKSENWLMLSFEGDSSLYFQGKSDKPIAFVEVKLFGKSSAEAYSKLTSEISVILKEELSIDPGQIYVKYEEVSNWGYNGNNF, translated from the coding sequence ATGCCCTATATCAGTACAAAAACCAATATCACCATCCCAAAAGAAAAGGAAGTAAAGATAAAGGAAAGGCTTGGGAAGGCCATCAGTATTTTACCCGGTAAAAGCGAGAACTGGTTAATGCTGTCTTTTGAAGGAGATTCAAGTCTTTATTTTCAGGGAAAATCAGATAAACCAATTGCTTTCGTAGAGGTTAAGCTTTTTGGAAAGTCCAGTGCAGAGGCCTATAGTAAGCTCACTTCCGAGATTTCTGTAATTCTAAAAGAAGAGCTATCTATTGACCCCGGCCAGATATATGTAAAATATGAAGAAGTAAGTAACTGGGGATATAACGGTAATAACTTTTAA
- a CDS encoding NAD(+) diphosphatase, whose protein sequence is MAGLHMNYCVECGSRLELKMCKEDGLVPYCKSCEAFRFPIYNAAISTVVINRERNKILLIQQYGKTDNILVAGYINKGESAEHALAREVMEEMGMTVVACQFMKSEYYPGSNTLIFNYVSMVDSEDLSGMTPEVDRAGWYSFEEAKRIIKPNSLAERFYHYFLERTENGKIIHLIPID, encoded by the coding sequence ATGGCAGGTCTTCATATGAACTATTGTGTGGAATGTGGCAGCAGGCTGGAGTTAAAGATGTGCAAGGAAGATGGACTTGTTCCCTATTGTAAAAGCTGTGAAGCCTTTCGCTTTCCTATATATAATGCTGCAATCAGCACAGTGGTGATAAATCGGGAAAGAAATAAAATATTATTGATTCAACAATATGGAAAAACAGATAATATACTAGTGGCAGGCTATATTAACAAAGGGGAATCGGCAGAACATGCACTGGCAAGAGAAGTAATGGAAGAGATGGGTATGACGGTTGTTGCCTGTCAATTTATGAAAAGTGAATATTATCCCGGTTCCAATACTTTGATATTCAACTATGTAAGCATGGTGGATTCAGAGGACTTAAGCGGGATGACCCCGGAAGTGGACAGGGCAGGCTGGTACTCTTTCGAGGAGGCAAAGAGGATAATTAAACCGAATAGTCTGGCAGAGAGATTCTATCATTACTTTCTGGAAAGAACGGAAAATGGGAAAATTATTCACCTAATTCCAATAGATTAG
- a CDS encoding DUF134 domain-containing protein, which produces MPGNEKCRFICAEYKQKNLKPAIKDKDFTEIQMDELEALRLCDFEEMDQEMAAHSMNISRGTLQRILYTARHKVTEALLEGKNITIAGGNYQVSPVCRCSMKCKKCRKEVIEHE; this is translated from the coding sequence TTGCCGGGAAATGAAAAATGCAGATTTATCTGTGCAGAATATAAACAGAAAAACCTGAAGCCTGCAATCAAAGACAAGGATTTTACCGAGATACAGATGGATGAGCTGGAAGCCTTAAGGTTATGTGACTTTGAGGAGATGGACCAGGAAATGGCAGCCCATAGCATGAATATTTCCAGAGGAACTCTCCAGCGAATTTTGTATACGGCAAGGCACAAGGTTACCGAGGCACTTTTGGAGGGTAAGAATATTACCATTGCCGGAGGGAATTATCAGGTATCACCGGTTTGCCGGTGCAGTATGAAATGTAAAAAATGCAGAAAAGAGGTTATAGAACATGAGTGA
- a CDS encoding lysozyme translates to MFKTTSASGIALLKQFESCRLKAYKALPTEKYYTIGYGHYGPDVKPGMTITQAEAEAMLQEDLKKYEKPVNDNVTAEITQNMFDALVSFTYNCGADALKKSTLLKKINIKDYTGAAAEFLEWNRSGGKVINGLTDRRQVEASLFLKEYSEYIPTGPITRNSDIKAVKWLQEQLNKANPTYVIPIDGKYTAKTRIAALMYAEMQGWNWENNSGWQIGAGTIKALS, encoded by the coding sequence ATGTTTAAAACAACATCTGCGTCTGGGATTGCTCTCTTAAAGCAGTTTGAGAGCTGCCGGTTAAAAGCATACAAAGCTCTTCCAACAGAGAAGTATTACACTATCGGTTATGGCCATTATGGGCCAGACGTAAAACCCGGAATGACAATAACGCAGGCGGAAGCTGAAGCTATGCTACAAGAAGATTTAAAGAAATACGAGAAGCCTGTAAATGATAACGTGACAGCGGAAATCACACAAAATATGTTTGATGCCTTAGTAAGCTTTACTTATAATTGTGGAGCCGATGCATTAAAAAAGAGCACACTCTTAAAAAAAATAAATATAAAAGATTACACCGGAGCTGCAGCAGAATTTCTAGAATGGAATAGATCAGGTGGAAAAGTAATTAATGGACTGACTGACAGAAGGCAGGTTGAAGCCTCACTTTTCTTAAAAGAGTATTCCGAATACATCCCAACCGGTCCAATAACCAGAAATTCAGACATTAAGGCTGTTAAATGGCTCCAGGAACAGCTTAACAAGGCCAACCCTACCTATGTTATACCTATTGATGGTAAATACACTGCAAAGACCAGAATAGCTGCTCTTATGTACGCAGAAATGCAGGGATGGAATTGGGAGAATAATTCTGGCTGGCAGATAGGAGCAGGAACAATTAAAGCGTTATCTTAA
- a CDS encoding zinc ribbon domain-containing protein: MDFFEKVGDTITVKSKEIAKKAKEVADVAKLSSQVSNEKDKINKNYIEIGRAYYNAHLQDENYEYEGLCGEITASMDKITELKKEIQTLKGTKLCESCGAELSKDALYCSSCGTRVEEEDN; the protein is encoded by the coding sequence ATGGATTTTTTTGAGAAGGTTGGAGACACCATAACCGTTAAAAGTAAAGAGATTGCCAAAAAGGCAAAGGAAGTGGCTGATGTTGCAAAATTAAGCAGCCAGGTAAGCAATGAAAAGGATAAAATCAATAAAAATTATATCGAGATTGGCCGAGCTTATTACAATGCTCATCTCCAGGATGAGAACTACGAATATGAAGGACTGTGCGGTGAGATAACGGCTTCAATGGATAAAATCACAGAATTAAAAAAGGAAATACAAACCTTGAAAGGTACCAAATTATGTGAGAGCTGTGGTGCAGAGCTGTCAAAGGATGCCCTGTATTGCTCAAGCTGTGGTACGAGAGTGGAAGAGGAAGATAACTAA
- a CDS encoding putative phage tail protein: protein MINYIKYTVDGKTYSLIDNGNGTWSKDALAPSVAGNYSLVIEINENGQSTFINADDSRYNLYLEVIASADRVTNLKKYMPDFLYQIKEIKTTIDAQNLELDIIYAVKEGVKSDLFIKTASNDAITREENFLGIKGQGTLEQRKNYILSLKHKGNKLNESTIKNVASAISGSDCLVTFFASAEIGNPYPGYGVLRVRVLSPDNSKDYRYEDIERALKPLVPAHLRLIVIKYFALWQDAKNNFADWRAVKTFTNWEAVKNYIPPM, encoded by the coding sequence ATGATAAACTATATTAAGTACACGGTGGACGGTAAAACCTATAGCCTGATTGATAATGGGAATGGCACTTGGTCAAAAGATGCATTAGCACCAAGCGTAGCAGGTAATTACAGTCTTGTAATTGAGATTAATGAAAATGGGCAAAGCACCTTTATTAATGCAGATGATTCGAGATACAACCTATATTTAGAGGTAATCGCTTCTGCAGATAGGGTAACAAACCTAAAAAAGTATATGCCCGACTTTCTGTATCAGATAAAGGAAATTAAAACTACTATTGATGCCCAGAACTTAGAATTGGATATTATTTATGCTGTAAAAGAAGGTGTAAAATCTGACCTTTTCATAAAAACTGCTTCGAATGATGCCATAACACGAGAAGAAAACTTTCTTGGTATAAAAGGACAAGGGACCCTGGAGCAAAGAAAAAACTATATTCTATCCTTAAAACATAAAGGAAATAAACTTAATGAATCTACAATAAAGAACGTGGCTAGTGCAATCTCAGGGTCTGATTGTCTGGTGACGTTCTTTGCATCTGCAGAAATTGGGAATCCTTATCCAGGATATGGCGTACTAAGAGTAAGAGTTTTGAGTCCTGATAATTCGAAGGATTATCGTTATGAAGATATTGAAAGAGCGCTTAAGCCTTTAGTGCCGGCTCATTTGCGACTAATAGTAATTAAGTACTTTGCACTATGGCAGGATGCGAAGAACAATTTCGCAGACTGGAGGGCAGTCAAGACATTTACAAATTGGGAAGCAGTAAAGAACTATATCCCTCCTATGTAA